CTTCATCAGCCCCAGGCCGTAGCCGATACCCATCGGCAGGTTCCTGATCATCTCGGGCGGCAGCGGAGTGGTCATCTCCTTGAACTCCGCCTCGTTCAGCAGCTTTCCGCCGAACAGCGCGACCAGGAACTTGTCCAGATCGGCGGTGGTCGAGATGATCTCGCCCGCACAGCCGGCCTCGGAGGGATTCATCAGCGTCACGTCCTCGGCGACGCCGCCGATCTGCATGTAGCCGCGGGCGTGCGGCTCCGGGATGTTCGGGTCGTCGCCCGGCAGCACGGTCTCGTGCAGGCCGACCGGCTCCAGCACGCGGGCCCGGATCTCGTCCGCGTAGGAGTTGCCGGTGACCTCCTTGATCAGCAGGCCGATGATGAAGTAGTTGGTGTTGCAGTACGCGAACGCGGTGCCCGGCTCGAACTCCAGCGGCTTGGCCGCCGCGATGGCGATCAGGTCCTGGGGCTCGTAGTGGTTGTAGCGGTCGCGCAGGAAACGGTCGCCCGGCTTCTGGAAGGAGTCCGAGTAGTTGTACAGACCGCTCGTGTGCTGAAGCAGATTGCGGATGCTGATCTTCTCGCCGTAGGGCAGCAGCCCCGGCAGGTAGCTCTCCACGCTCCGGTCGAGGTCGATCTTTCCCTCGGCGACGAGCTGGAGCACCACCACGGCCACGAACGGCTTGGTGATGCAGGAGATCCGGAACCGGCCGTTCTCGGGGACCGGGCGGTCCGTGCCGAGCTCCGCGATGCCGGAGGTGACGACGAACGAGTCGTCCCCCCGCGTCACCCGGAACTGCACGCCCCCGGCGCCCGCCTCGATGAGCCGGTCCGCGGCGCGCTGCACGGCATCCTGATGGGCCGAAACCACGGGCCGGGTGATCGTCGTCTGCGTCATATCGGCAAACCCCCACGGGTATTGAGTCGGTTCATGTGCTCTACGGGTCTTTTCCTGTACCGAGGAGAGGCTGTACGGCCGCGATGGAGGTACGGCCGGGCGCCGCTGGAGGACCGCTCAGGCGAGGTCGTCGCGGGTGACCTTGCGGGTCGACACCTGGAGCGCGCCGTCCGACCGGACCAGCACGTCCTCGCACACGCACACGCGGTGCACCTTCGACTCGCCGCCGATCTGTGAGGCGTACACGGTGGTGTACGAGCGCACATCCACGGCGCCGTCCGGGCGCTCGGTGACATCGAACATGCCCATGAAGTGCCGGTGCCGCTGGCCGGCCTCGGCCAGCTGCGCGGTGGTGCGCCGGACGGCCGCGATCAGGCCGGGGCGGCCGCGCACCGGCTCGGGCAGCGTCGGCACGTCGAAGGACGCGTCCTCGGTGAAGGTCTCCGCCCACAGCTCGGCCTCGGCGAGGTCGAGCAGCTGCATCTGGTGCGCGTAGAACTGCTGTACCTGCGCATAGAGCGCGGCCTGCTGCGTGGCGGTCGGGGCGATGGCGGTCATCGGCGTTCTCCGTTCCCTTGTCTGCCCGCCACCCTCTGCGGCCCGGATCGAGCCGCCTTGGAAGATTCCTCAAGCCCAGGTGCCGTCGTCCGCGGCCGCTTCCCCTCCAGCCGTCTTCGTGCCGCCTTCGAGTACGCAACGACACGGTCGGATCCACCGTCGGCCAACTGGAGGCAGAACGATGACAACAGCGACAAAGCCGGTAGCCCTGGTCACGGGCGCCACGAGCGGCATCGGGCTCGCGATCGCCCGCGACCTCGGCCGGCGCGGCCACCGCGTCTACATCGCCGCGCGCACCCCGCAGGTGCTCAAGCAGACCGTCGAGAACCTCCGCGAAGAGGGCCTGGACGTGGAGGGCAGCACCGCCGACGTACGTTCCACCGAGTCCGTGGCCGCCCTGGTGCGTGCCGTCGTCGAGACCTTCGGCCCGATCAACATCCTGGTCAACAACGCGGGCCGCAGCGGCGGGGGCCCCACCGCGGACATCACCGACGAGCTCTGGCACGACGTCATCGACACCAACCTCAACAGCGTCTTCCTGCTCACCCGCGAGGCCCTCAAGAACGGTGGCCTCGCGGAAGCCGAGTACGGCCGGATCATCAACGTCGCCTCGACCGCGGGCAAGCAGGGCGTCCTGCTCGGAGCCCCGTACTCAGCCTCCAAGCACGGAGTCGTCGGCTTCACCAAGGCTCTCGGCAAGGAGCTCGCCCCTGCCGGTATCACCGTCAACGCGGTCTGCCCCGGCTACGTCGAGACGCCGATGGCGGAGCGGGTCCGCAAGGGCTACGCCGCGGCGTGGGACACCAGCGAGGAGTACGTCCAGGAGCAGTTCGAGGCGAAGATCCCGCTCGGCCGCTACTCCACCCCCGAGGAAGTCGCCGGCCTGGTCGGATATCTGACCACCGAGCACGCCGCCTCCATCACCGCGCAGGCGCTCAACGTCTGCGGCGGACTGGGCAATTTCTGAACCCGAACAACCGACAGTGGGAGCCTGAATGTCTGCCGAGCAAGTGCACCGCACCACGCACGAAGTGAATGTCGCCGCGCCCGCGGGCGCGGTCTACGGACTGATCGCCGACGCGGTGCGCTGGCCGCTGTTCTTCCCGCCGAACGTGCACGTCCAGCAGCTGGAGTCCGACGGCACGACGGAGCGGCTGCGGATGTGGGCGACCGCGAACGGCCGGGTGAAGTCCTGGACTTCCCGCCGGGTCCTGTCGCCCGGGGAACGACGGGTGGAGTTCCGTCAGGAGGTGTCAGCGAGCCCGGTGAAGACGATGGGTGGCACCTGGATCGTCGAGCCGCTCGCCGCCGAGCAGTCCAGGCTGACCCTGCTGCACGATTTCACGGTGGACGGCGACGACCCGGCCGGCGTCGAGTGGGTGGAGCGGGCCACCGACACCAACAGCCGTGCGGAGCTGGAGAATCTGCGCAAGCTCGCCGAGCGCTGGGCGCAGCTCGACGAACTGGTGCTGTCCTTCGAGGACTCGGTACGGGTGGACGGCCCCGCCGGGCCGGTCTACGACTTCCTCTACCGGGTCCAGGACTGGCCCCGGCTGGTCCCGCACGTCTCGCGGCTCGACCTGGTGGAGGACGAGCCGGGCGTACAGGTGATGTCCATGGACACCACGACCGCCGACGGCTCCTCGCACACCACGGAGTCGGTCCGGGTCTGCTTCCCGGACGAAGGCCGCATCGTCTACAAGCAGACGGCGACGCCCGCCCTGATGGCTGCCCACACAGGCGAGTGGTCGGTCGTCCCCGACGGGACGGGTGCGACCGTCACCTCGCAGCACAGTGTCGTGCTGCGCGAAGAGAACATCACGAAGATCCTCGGCCCCGACGCGGGCGTGACTCAGGCCCGCCGCTACATACGTGAGGCGCTCGGCCGCAACAGCACCGCGACGCTCAACCTGGCCAAGCAGCATGCGGAGTCCGCCGTCACCGCGCGATGAGCGTGCGCGGCCACGCCGCGGGCCTGTTTCAGCCTGGTGGCGACGTTCGCACCACTCACGATCGACCCCGGAGGCCTGACGTCCGCCGAACCCAGGCGAGGTGGTGTACGGCCGGTCGCGTCTCCCCGCGACGGTGCGCCGGATCTGCTGTCGGCGCCGGCAGGCGCGGATCTTCCGCGCTTCCCGGCGTGCGACGGGCGGTCGGGGTGCGGTGCTGCCGCCGGCACGGAGGTGCGTGACGTGGCGGCAGCACCGACGTGGATCAGCGGGCAGGGTCGAGAAGGACCTTGCGGACACCGTCGGCCCGGCTGTCGAACAGTTCGTACGCCTTGGGGCCCTCGGAGAGGGCGAAGCGGTGGGTGACCACGACCTCGGGCGTGATCCGCCCGGCCTGGGTGAGGGCGATCAGGGCAGGGAGTTCGTAGTGGACCGAGCACAGTCCGATGGCGAACTCCAGCTCCTTGATCTGGGCCAGTCCCATGTGAAAGGGAAACGCCTTGTTCTGGCTGACCCCGATGACGCTGACCCGTCCAGCCTGCCGGACGGCTTTGAGGGCGAGTTGGATGGTGGCGTCCGAGCCCACAGCCTCGACGACGGCGTCCGGTCCGCGTCCTGCGGTCATCTCCCGCACGGCCGTCCGCGCGTCCTCGCCCTCGACCGGCTCCACGCCCAGGGTGGCGGCGAAGGCGCGGCGCTCCGCGACCAGGTCCGCGCCCAGCACACGGGCGGCGCCCATGGCGAAGGCGGATTGGGCGGCCATGGTGCCGACCGGCCCGAGGCCGATGACCAGGACCGTTTCGCCGGGCTGGATACGGGCGCGGCGGCAGCCGTACCAGGCCGTGGGGGCGTTGTCCGTCAGAACGACGGCGGCCTCGTCGGAAATGCCTTCGGGCAGGTGCACGAGGTTGACGTCGGCATGGGGCACCGCCAGGGCCTGGGCCTGACTGCCCTGAAGTTGCGGGCTCACTCCGTAGCACAGGTCCGTCGAGGACCGGGCGCGCTCGCACCTGGCGGTGAGCCCGGCTGCGCAGGCTTTGCACAGGGTGCAGCCGGCCGAGGCGGGGACCAGGACCCGGTCGCCGGGCTTGAAGCGGGTGACCTGCTTGCCGGTCTCGACGACCACGCCGACGCACTCGTGTCCCGGGGTGTAGCCCAGTTCCGGGCTGAAGGGGTTTCCGGCGTAGATGTGCAGGTCGCTGCCGCAGATACCGGCCGTGGTGACCTGGATGACCGCGTCGGTGGGGGTGGTGACGGCCGGATCGGGAACGTCCCCGTAGCGGATGTCGTGGCGGCCGTGGAAAGTCAGTGCCTTCACTGGCTTCCTCCATTTCAGGCGCAGGCTGGCGCCGGTGGCATCGATCCGGTCGAGTTGCCGCTGGAAGTCGGGTCGGTCTCGAAATCCAGGGACAGGGATGGACTCCCACAGGCATCAAGGAGAATGGATTAACATTTAATGCGACCGTATCACTCTGGCATGATGACGTTAGCATGGGGATCCGTGACAGCACATGAGACGCCTGACCCGGCCACGCCGCCCCGGAGCGGGAAACCCCGTGACACCCGCGGCACACTCATCCGGGCCGCCGAGCAGCTGTTCGCGGCGAAGGGCGTCGACGGTGTCTCGCTCAACGAGATCAAACGGGCCGCCGACCAGCGCAACGCGACGGCCCTGCAGTACCACTTCGGCGACCGGGCGGGTCTGCTGCGGGCCGTACTCGACAAACACACCCCTGCGGTGGACGCCCGCCGGGAGGTACTGCTGCAGCAGTACGAGGACAGCGGCACCGCCGATCTTCGCTCCCTCGTCGCCGCACTGGTGCTCCCGGCTGCCGCGAAACTCGCCGACCCCGACGGCGGCCGCGAGTTCTTGCAGATCGTGGCCGAACTGCTCAACCGGCCCGAACCACTGGTCGAGCTCGTCGTGCGGGACGAGGGGTCAAGCATCTACGCCTGGCGGCGCCTGGTGGAGCCGCTGCTGCCTCCCGAGTCGACCATGGTGTTCCACACCCGCTTCACGGCCCTGCGCTTCTGCCACGCCGAACTCGCCGCCCGCGCCGCCGCCCGCCCTCGCAGGGACGACCGGTTGTTCACGAGCCGGCTGGTCGACCTGGTCACCGCACTGCTGGCCGCACCGGTGTCCGGGCAGACCGCACGACTGCTGCAAGAGCGAGACCTGAAGGACCGGACCGGCCGGCAGGCACCGGCTCCCTGACCGTTCCGGTCCCCCCAGCCGTTCATGGCGTCACCGCCGGGACGGAGCGGGACGTCGAGTACCCCGGGCGGCGTCGGGCCGCCACGGAGACCAGCCGCTGACGAGCTCAGGGTGAACCTCTGTCAGTGAGGAGGCCGGTGACGGCAATTGGCGGGGGTTGTCCGGTTCATCACCAGGTCAAGGGCCGGCGTGCGCCCGCCACGTCGCTGCCCGGCACCCCGATCGCCGGCACCAGCTGCACCAGGCGCTGTCGAGACTTCACTCACGCTGACCACGACAAGCCAAACCGGCCGGGCGGACAATCGCGTCACGCGGCCTGGCGCGAGGGGCGGTGATGGGCAATCGACCTGGCACGGGCTCACGACGCGCGCCAGCCGCTCCAGCGCAGGACCGAGACTTCGACCACCGGCCCGCCCGGTGGCCGGTCGGCGTACTGCTGGTATTTCGCTGTGAGCAGGCCGATGCGGCGGGCGGCTTCGGGGGACCGGTCCGGTGGCGGGAGCACGCGGGCTTCGCCGTCGGCCCGGGCCCACCACAGGCGGTCCCAGTCCTCCTCGTAGTGGTCGGCGAGCAGGCAGACGGACGGGTTGGCGGCGATGTTCGCGAGGCGTTTCAGTCGCGTCGTCCGCTTCGGTTTGTGGTCCACGGCCAGCGTCACTGTGTCGCCGTCCAGGACGAATACCACGGGTACCAGGTGTGGGCGGGCCGTCGTGTCGGCCGTCGCCAGGTGGGCGACGCGCGCCGTGGCGAACCGCTCCCGTGCCTCGGCGCTCGTCAGGGCGGGCATCTTGTCCCTCTCGGCAGTCACGGCGGCGATGGCGTTGACGGATTTCCGTATCGGCCCCACATTCCCGAGGCGCGGCGGTTTCCGGTGTCTCAGCGGTACCGGGCAGCGACTTGGGCCAGCCGGTCCAGGTACTCCAACGTCTCCCGTTCGGGCATCGTCGGCACGTAGAACAGCAGCCGCTCGACCCCCAGCCGGATATAGCCCTCGATCTGCTCGGGATCGTCGGGAACCGCGTACACCGTCACCGGCACCTCGCGGTCGGCAAGGGCGCGCAGGCGTTCGATCTTCGGACCGAGCTCCTGGGGCGGCAGGCTGTTGGCCAGCCACGCGTCTCCGAGCTGCGCCACCCGGTGGAAGGCGCCCTCGCCGCCGCCGACGTAGATCGGCGGATGCGGGCGCTGCACAGGCTTGGGCCAGGCGAAGACCGGATCGAAGTTCACGAACTCGCCGTGGAACTCCGCCTTCTCCGCGGTCCACAGCTCTCGCATGGCGCGCAGCCGCTCGTCCGTGAGCCGGCCGCGGGTGGCGGGGTCGGTGCCGTGGTTCCTCATCTCCTCACGGTTCCAGCCGACACCGACGCCGAAGATCACGCGGCCGCCGGAGATCAGGTCGAGGGATGCCACCTCCTTCGCCGTGATGATCGGGTCGCGCTGCGGGACCAGCGCGATGCCGGTGCCCAGCAGCAGCCGCTCGGTCACCACACCGATCGCGGTCAGGGCGACGAAGGGGTCGAGGGTGCGGTAGTACATCTCCGGCAGCTCACCACCGCCCGGGTAGGGCGTCTGGCGGTCCGCCGGGATGTGGGAGTGCTCGGCGATGAACAACGAGTCGAAGCCACGTTCTTCAAGCGCGGTTCCGAGCGAGGTCGGGCTGATGCCCTGGTCGGTGATGAAGGTCGAGACTCCGAATTTCACGACGGCTCCGTCGAAGGTCGAGTACGGGAAAGGACGGGTGGCACAGATCTGCTGACTACCCACTCCGGGCCGTCCCGCTCCCATGACCACCCGGGAGAACCATCGCGGAGCGCGGTTGCGGGACCGCGGCCGCAAGAACGCGCAGGGGCGCCGGCGGATGCGCATCGGCGCCCCGTCGGCCCGCAACCGCGGCGTGGCGCCGATCGCTGACTGGCGATCCGGCCGTTTCCCGCAGGGCGGGTGCCGATGTCCGGGCGGTCCAGGAAAGGATGTCTACGACCTCACCAGTGCCACATCCACCGTTCCTCGAACCCCGGGTCGCACTACTGCGGAATCCGCCGCTACCCGGACGTCGTCCTTCGCCGGGCACGGCAATCGGGCGCGTTCGACGGTCCGGCAGAAGATCGACGCGTACTTCGCGTTCCTGGAGCAGCGGTACGCCCAACTCCGCCCCATGATCCACATCGCGCCGCGCAGCCTCTTCCGCGCCCTGCGCCAGGAGAAGACGATCTTCCGCGCCCGACCCGTGGACTCGTCTTCAACTACACCCGCAAGCTCCTGCGCGAGGCACTGGAGTCGGGGCATGCACACGATCCCGGGCTGGACCGCGCATTCGTTGCCGCCATGCCGGCTGCCGGTGGGGGAGCGCCACGTCGCTCCCGCCACCCGTTCCCCGACGACGTCGCACGCGCGAACAGGCCCAGGCCATGGACATCGACATGTCCCGCCGCAGTACCTCAGCCGAGTGCGGCTTCTGCACCTTCCAGCCCGTCGTCGACGGCGGTGCCTGCCCGTAGAACCTGGACTGCCACAAGTGCGACATGTTCGTCCTGTCCGGCGCCGACCTCCATTACTGGCGCCGCAAGAACCCAGATCGCCGACTCAACGGCGCATTGAATCAGCTCGGTCGAGTTCAGATGGCGGCTCACCGGCCAAGCTGGCGAGCCGCCGTCGCCGAGGTGAATGCTGAGCTGGGATCCCGGCTCCTGGAAGCCCAACGCAAGCGCCAATCGGCGTCCGCGCGTTCATGCGCTCGATGCGAGCTCGTGGAAGTTGCTGCGGTGGAAGACAATCGGGGGGACATCGGGGTAGATGTCGAGTGCCTCGATCTTCAGCAGCACAATCGCGTGATCGCCGGCCACGACGACGTCGTAGATGGAGCACTCCAGCCACAGCGTGGCGCCGTGCACGAAAACTGCCCCACTGTCGGTGGCGACCCAGTCGACGGTGTCGAAGCGGTGACCGTTCTTCGATGCGAGCGAACGCGCCACCGAACGGTGCTCGCTGGCCAACACGCTCAGCCCCAGGCGACGTGCCTCGGCCAGCCGCGGCCAGGTCGAGGACGTGTTCGCCACGCAGACGGATACCAGTGCCGGATCCAGAGAGACGGAGGTGAACGAGCTGGCGGCCATCCCCTCCGGGACGCCGTCCAGCATCCCGCAGAAGGCGGTCACGCCACTGGGGAAGCAGCCGAACGCCTGCCGGAGCAAGACGTCGTCGAACCGCCTGTCGGATGCTCGGATCACGGCGTCACCGCCGGGACGTACTTCCTGGCCGACTCGAGCCAGCTGGCCAGGTCCGGCGAGGTCGCGTACTCCGAGTCGATCAGGTACAGGCTCGGCGCGGGACAGCTGGCTCCGATCTCAACGAGCACCGGACGCAGGGTCAGTTCAGGCGCGAGCGCGTGTTGAAGTCCGGCCCCGAGCATAACGGGAAACGTCGGGATCCCGCCGAGCTCGCCTTGCCCGAACTGGTCGAGAAACAGCTTGAGGAGACCCGTGTACGTGGCCTTGAACGTCGGTGACGCCACCACGAGCGAGTCGGCACCCAGCACCGTGGCCTTGGCCGCGGCCACCTTGGGGTCACCCCATCCGAGCAGCCCGGCCCCGAGATCCACCACGTCGACAACTGCAACCGGCGCGCTCCCGCTGAGCTCGCGAGCGATCAGCTCGGCGGCAGCCCGGGTACGCGACATCGGCTTGGGGTTGCCGACAACAACGACCGTCATGATTAGTCCTCCACAGCAGCAGACGAATGCTGACCCCCTCAGTCAAGGAGCGGCGGATTTCCCGGTCAGGTTCGCGCAGTAAACCCTCCATTGCGCCGCTGCGACCCCGTCGGCAGAACTGCCCGGACGGCGCAATCGCCGCGGAACGGTCGTGATCCGCCAGTGTCACGCTGCCTGTCTAGTTTCCCGTACCAAGGCCGGCGGCAGCACCGGACGCCGTCGTCGCGTGGAGAGATCGGGAGGCCGGGTTGCAAGCCAAGAAGTTCCACCTGGGTTGGTTCATGAACGGCTACCGCGTGCACGGCTGGCGGGACCAGTGGATCGGCACCCACAAGTCCGAGGGAATGCTCCCGGACTTCTACGTCGACATGGCGCGCTCCTTGGAGCGCGCGTGCTTCGACTACTTCATCATCGAGGACTCGTCGTTCGTGCCCGACGCCTGGCAGGGCAAGCACGACTTCTATGTGGAGAACGCGTACGCGGTCCCCAAGTTCGACCCGTCGGTCCTGGCCTCGATCCTCACCCAGAACACCTCACGCCTGGGGATCGTCGCGACGCTGGCGATCACGGAGTACCCCCCGTACCTGCTCGCACGGCTCGTGTCGACGATGGACCATGTCTCCCGTGGCCGGGCCGGGTGGAACATGGTCACCGCGAGCTCGGACCGTGCGGCACAGAACTACGGCCACGACGCCCAGCCTGATCACGACATCCGCTACGACATGGCCGAGGAGTTCACCGAGCTGGTCATCAAGCTCTGGGAGTCCTGGGGGCCGGGCTCAATGGTGGTCGACCAGGACGGGATCTTCGCCGACCCGGCCAAGGTGCACCCGGTCGACTTCCATGGGGAGTTCTACAAGTCGCGGGGACCCATCAACTCGGCTCGCTCCCCGCAGGGCAGGTCTGTCATCGTCCAGGCGGGCGGATCGGACAAGGGCCGGGCCTACGCGTCGAAGTACGCCGACTCGATCATCGCCTCGGCGACCACGGTCGAGCAGATGAAGGCGTACCGCGACGACGTCCGAGCCCGTGCCGAGGCGCACGGTCGCGACCCGGACTCGGTGAAGGTGCTGTTCCTGGTTTCACCGATCCTGGGCGAGACCCATCAGGCGGCCGTGGACCGTCGACGGGAGGCCCAGGAGGAGGCGGCAGCCAACCCGGTGACGCGCCTCGCCGGGATGGGCTACGCGACGGACATCGACTTCTCCGTCTTCGACCTGGACACCCCGATCAAGGACCTGGCGTCCCTGATGGTGACCAACGGCCACCAGAGCTCGCTGCAGCAGTTCGTCGCACACAACTGGGAACGCACTCTCCGGGAGGTCGCCGTACAGTCGTCCACCAGCGCCGGTCAGCGCGTCGAGCTGTTGGGAACGCCGTCCGAGGTCGCCGACCAGATGGGTGACGTCATGGCTGCGGTGGGCGGCGACGGGTTCCTGATCACCCAGGACGTCCTCACGCGGCGCTCCCTCAGCGAGATCTGCGACGGGCTTGTGCCCGAGCTGCAGAGGCGCGGGCTGACGCGCACCGTGTACTCCCACGAGATGTTCCGCGACAACCTGCTCGAGTTCTGACGTGACCTCGGCGTCCTGGGCGGTGCCCCGGTCCCCGGTCGAGCGCGCGGAAATCCAACGGGCGGTGGACGCCGGATGACCACGGACGAAGCACCATCCACCCCGCACCCGGCCGATCCCGCGCCGCCGAACTCGTTGCGGGCGCTGTTCCAGGTCCCCGGCTACCGCTACCTCTGCGTGAGCTCATTCATCTGGCACACCACGCGGTGGGGTGGCCTGTTCACCACGAGTTACCTGCTGGTCCAGCTGTCCGGTTCGCCCATCCTCAACCAGGTTGTCGGCGCGCTCATCTTCGCTCCGATGCTCGCCGGTGGCTTCGTGGCCGGGGTGATCAGCGACCGGCTGGATCGCCGCAAACTCGTCCGTCGCGTCCAACTGGTGCTGATCCCCATCGAGTTCGCGATGTTCGCACTCGTCCAGTCCGGACGGGTCGAGATCTGGATGACATTCCCCTTCATGTTCGCGCTGGGAATCGGCGGCTTGGTGAACATGACCGCGCAGCGCCCCCTCATCTTCGAGACCGTAGGTCCGCGTTTCGGCGGACAGGCGATGACGATCGAGTCCACTGCACAGGCGGGGTCGGCCATGTTCGGCACCCTCGGTGGTGGTGCGCTCATCGACCACGTCGGCATGGGGGCGGGATTCGCAGGGATGGGCGTACTGCTCTGCATCTCAGCGGCCTTGCTGTGGCTGGTCCCCAGTCCTCGCTACGCCACCCCGCGCGACCCCCATGCGCGCGTGTCGATCGCCGCGCAGGCCGCCACCAGCATCGGGCTCGCCCGGCGCAGCAGGCGCCTGTTGGCCACTCTCGGTGTGACCGTGGCGATGAACCTGTTCATGTTCGGCTACATCCCGCTGGTACCTCTCGTGGCCGATGAGTTCTCCACCGACGCCGTGCTCGCCGGCGCCCTGGGCGCCGCTGCGGGCTGCGGCCAGATCCTCTGCGGAATCGTCCTGAGTACCCGGCCCATCCACCGGCACGGGCTGGTCTTCGCGGTCGGCTCGATGGTTGCTCTGCTCGGCCTGTTCTGCTTCTCCACCGCGCCTCTGTTCGGACTCGCGTTCCTGGCCCTGTTCGTGGCCGGGATGGGCCAGGCCGGGTTCGGGTCCATGCAGAGTCTCCTCGCGATCGAGTCCGCACACGACACCGAACGCGGCGCCGCTCTCGGGGTGCTCAGCACCGCGATCGGCGCGCTGCCGCTCGGGATGGTGGCGATCGGAGCGGGTGCCGAGCTGCTCGGCACGAGGAACGCCCTGATGCTGTCATCCCTGGTCGGGATGGCCGCGGTGCTGACGGTCGTGCTGCGGCTGCGTGACCTGCTGTCAGCCGCCCCGGAGACTGCCCTGCGCCCCTCTTCCGGGGCCTGAGTACCCCTCGGTCGCAGGGGCTGCCGGCCGAGACGGACGGCGTGCCCGAGCCTCCGTTGTGACGCCCGTACCTTTCGCCCTCCCGGGTGCCCTCATGGCATCGGCGGCTTTCGTTACACAGACCTCATGTGTCACGAACCAGGCGCAATAGGAAAGCCACGATGACGACGCTGCGGTGTCACACACCGCCGCTTTGATCCTGCTCAAACAGCGTGGAGACCGGCCGAACGCCTCCACTCCTTCCTCACCGCACTATCCACGCGCTCCCTGAGCCCCCGTCGTAGGAGGGACCCATGTCCACCAAGATCGAAGACCAGCGCAGCCCGGAGCCGCGCATCCAGCTGAGCCGTCGCAGCTTGCTCAAGGCAGGCGGCATCACGCTCGGCAGCGTCAGCCTGATGAGCCTGCTCCAGGCGTGTGGCGATGGGGTCACCGAGGACGGCGCGGGCAACCTCACCCTGCGCATGCCGTTCCTGCAGGACATGCAGGTCCCCGACCCGGACATCATGTACGAGGGCGAGGGCGTCCAGGTCATGCTCGCGTGCTACGACGGCCTCGTCACCTACAAGCCGGGTACTCCCGAGATAGTGCCGCAGCTGGCGGAATCCTGGACGGTGTCCGACGACCAGCTGACTTACACCTTCATGCTGA
This portion of the Streptomyces sp. NBC_01750 genome encodes:
- a CDS encoding NtaA/DmoA family FMN-dependent monooxygenase (This protein belongs to a clade of FMN-dependent monooxygenases, within a broader family of flavin-dependent oxidoreductases, the luciferase-like monooxygenase (LMM) family, some of whose members use coenzyme F420 rather than FMN.); this encodes MQAKKFHLGWFMNGYRVHGWRDQWIGTHKSEGMLPDFYVDMARSLERACFDYFIIEDSSFVPDAWQGKHDFYVENAYAVPKFDPSVLASILTQNTSRLGIVATLAITEYPPYLLARLVSTMDHVSRGRAGWNMVTASSDRAAQNYGHDAQPDHDIRYDMAEEFTELVIKLWESWGPGSMVVDQDGIFADPAKVHPVDFHGEFYKSRGPINSARSPQGRSVIVQAGGSDKGRAYASKYADSIIASATTVEQMKAYRDDVRARAEAHGRDPDSVKVLFLVSPILGETHQAAVDRRREAQEEAAANPVTRLAGMGYATDIDFSVFDLDTPIKDLASLMVTNGHQSSLQQFVAHNWERTLREVAVQSSTSAGQRVELLGTPSEVADQMGDVMAAVGGDGFLITQDVLTRRSLSEICDGLVPELQRRGLTRTVYSHEMFRDNLLEF
- a CDS encoding MFS transporter; its protein translation is MTTDEAPSTPHPADPAPPNSLRALFQVPGYRYLCVSSFIWHTTRWGGLFTTSYLLVQLSGSPILNQVVGALIFAPMLAGGFVAGVISDRLDRRKLVRRVQLVLIPIEFAMFALVQSGRVEIWMTFPFMFALGIGGLVNMTAQRPLIFETVGPRFGGQAMTIESTAQAGSAMFGTLGGGALIDHVGMGAGFAGMGVLLCISAALLWLVPSPRYATPRDPHARVSIAAQAATSIGLARRSRRLLATLGVTVAMNLFMFGYIPLVPLVADEFSTDAVLAGALGAAAGCGQILCGIVLSTRPIHRHGLVFAVGSMVALLGLFCFSTAPLFGLAFLALFVAGMGQAGFGSMQSLLAIESAHDTERGAALGVLSTAIGALPLGMVAIGAGAELLGTRNALMLSSLVGMAAVLTVVLRLRDLLSAAPETALRPSSGA